From the genome of Methanotorris formicicus Mc-S-70:
CAGTACTAACAACTGCCGCAATTTCATTATCCTTTCTTCTATAAACTCTCTTAATTGCATATTTTTCAACATCCCCAATCAATGCCAACAATGAGTAGGTTTCTTCTGGAGTGTTTAAGATAACTTTTTTGCTGTCCATAATGTCGTGGACTTCAAATGCAAATCCACCTGTCATTGAAGGATCGAATACCAAACCTGCTGTGTTAAATGGATCAGCAAACATCTTGTATAATGGGAAGTTAAATGCTGCAGGGTCTGTTTTGTCACAGCAGAATACAACTATTGGTTCACTTGGTCTTTCAACAAACTCCATTTCTGCACATCCTGGACCTAAACCCCTAACATTTCCAGAGAAACTTTCTGCAAGTAAATCTTGTCCAGCACCATATAATTTAAGTTCTTTTGCAACCTTAGTTGCTTCTTCAAATGCATTCCATGCCAATTTGTGAATTTCCTCATTATCTACTCCCATTCTGTGTGTCATAATTAAATCCACATCATCCCCACATCTTGTAACATAATAATCAATAATCAATTCATCAACAACTGCCTCTAAAACTCCTTCACATGCCTCTAATAAATCCTCTGGTGCTAATGTGTGTCCGCATAATCCACCAATATCTGCCTTAATTACGCTAACAGTTATTTTGTTGTTGTCCATAGTTTTCACCCCTTTATGTATAACTTAATTTTATTTTCTTAAATTTTATTAATTTCTATGTTTTATATTATATATCATGGGCATTTAAATAATCTATGCATCATATATAAAAATTTGTTGTTTAGTTTTGAGGTTATCATTAAATAGAGAATTAACAACTTCTGAAGTCATTGGAGGTAGTTTCATGAGTGTTTTAGATAAAATTGTAAAGGATACAAGAAAAAGAATAGAATCGGAAAGAAGAAGGAATATATTAAAGGAGTTAGATAATTTTATTAAATATTATGAACTTGATGAATATATTGAAGAATACGGCAAATTAAAATTATCAAAACGTATAAAAAAAGTAAAAGAAACAAGAAATCCAATAATCACAGAAATTAAACCTTCATCACCATCAAAAGGAAATATTAGAAAAATTAAAGAGGGGGATATTGAAAATATAGCAAGAGATATGGTTGAAGGTGGTTGTTGTGGAATCTCCATCTTAACTGAGCCAAAATACTTTAATGGAAGTTATAAAAATTTGATTATAGCAAGGAAATTTGAAGTTCCAATCCTCTTTAAGGACTTTGTTGTTGATTTTTATCAGATTGATATAGCAAAAACCATTGGGGCAAATATAGTTTTATTGATGGTTTCTGTTTTAGGGGAGGATATTGGAGAGTTTTTAGATTACGCCCATGAGAATGATTTGGAGTGTTTGGTTGAAACACACGATGAAGATGAAATTGATATTGCATTAGATAACAATGCAAAGATTGTTGGTATAAACAATAGGGATTTGAAAACACTAAACATTGATCTAAAAACCACAGAAAGATTGTCTCCACTAATACCAAACAATATAATAAAAATAAGCGAAAGTGGAGTTTATACAAGGGATGACTTAATGTATGTCTTAAAATACACAAACTGTGCTTTAATAGGCTCATCAATAATGGAAAGTGGATGTATAAAAGATAAAGTTGAAGAATTAACAAAAAAATAATATGGTGAAAAAATGAAGGATTTAAGACCAATAATTTGGGACGATGAAAATAACCAGTTAATCTTAATAGATCAAAGAAAACTCCCACATAAGTTGGAATACTTTACATGCAAAACTTATGAGGATGTTGCTTATACAATAAAAGACATGGTTGTTAGGGGTGCTCCAGCTATAGGGGTCTCTGCTGCCTATGGGATGGCTCTTGCTGAGATTCATGGGGCGGATATTGAGAAAGCATATAAAACCTTAAAAAACACAAGACCTACTGCTGTAAATTTATTTTGGGCACTAAATAGAATTATGGATGCATATGATAAAGGAAAATCAATCCTTGAAGAGGCGAAGAAAATACATGAGGAAGATATAGAAACATGCAGAAAAATTGGGGAGATTGGGGAAAAACTTATTGATGATGGAGATACAATTTTAACCCACTGCAATGCAGGAGCGTTAGCATGCTCTGCCTATGGAACTGCTTTGAGTGTTATAAGATTTGCATTTTACAACAACAAAAAAATCCAAGTTATAGCGGATGAAACAAGACCAAGATTGCAAGGGGCTAAACTCACTGCATTTGAGTTAAGTTATGAGGGCATTCCAGTTAAAGTTATTCCTGACAACATGGCTGGCTATTTAATGAGCAAGGGGATGATAGATAAGATTATTGTTGGGGCAGATAGGATTTTGAGTGATTACCATGTATTCAACAAAATAGGAACATACTCCCTTGCGGTTCTTGCTAAACATCACAACGTCCCATTCTATGTTGCAGCACCATATTCAACATTTGATTTTGAAAGTGGGGTTGAAGATGTTGTTGTTGAGGAGAGGGGGGAGGAAGAGGTCACATATATCGATGGAGTAAGGATTATTCCTGAGGGTGTTGGAGTTTACAACTATGCATTTGATTGCACCCCTCCTGAGTTGGTAACTGCCATTATAACTGAAAAAGACATTATCTATCCAAATGAATAGGTGAAAAAATGCTTAGGGAGTTAATAAATGAAATAAACCCAATTGTTGTTGAAAAAGCATCAAAGAGGTTTGGAGTTTCAAGGATATTGAAGAAATATGATGGACAGCCAGTTTATATAAAAGATGTTGATGGATATGAGGTTATAGGGAATCTCTGCAATAGGGAAGTATTGGCTAAATCTTTAGGGATAAAGAAAGAGGATTTAATGATGCACATTTTGAAGGCAATGGACAATGAGAAGGGAGGGAAATTGGTTGTTGATAATTCATTAAAAAACAAGTATGTTGAGGACGATTTGGAAAAATTAAAGGAATATCCAATCCCAACATACTATGAGAAAGATGGGGGGGCGTATATAACCTCTGGTGTTGTTATTGTTAAGGATGAGGATTTTGGCTATAATGCCTCAATCCATAGGATTTTAGTAAAAGAAGGGCATTTAGTTATTAGAATGGTAGAGCAGAGGCATCTCCACTACCTATACACAAAAAATATAGAAGAGAAGGATGAGATGGATGTAGCAATTGTTATAGGTGTGCATCCATCTGTCCTTTTAGCAAGTAGTACTTCCGCAGATATAACATTCAATGAGTTGAGGTTTGCATCTGCGTTGATGGGAGAACCTTTAAAGGTTATGGAATGTGATAACGGCCTATTAGTCCCAGAAGGAGAGTTCATCATTGAGGGGAAAATAACAAAAGAAATGGAGGATGAGGGACCTTTTGTAGATATAACTGGAACTTATGATATTGTTAGAAAGCAGCCAGTGATAAAAATAACCTCATTAAAAAGAAAAGAAAAACCTATCTTCCATGCTCTATTGCCGGGAGGGAGAGAGCATAAGTTGTTAATGGGGATGCCACAAGAGCCAAGGATTTTTAAGGGTGTGAGGAATGTTGTTCCAACTGTAAAGAATGTTGCTCTAACAGAAGGAGGCTGCTGCTGGCTTCATGCAGTTGTGCAAATTGAGAAAAAAACAGAAGGAGATGGGAAAAATGCAATTTTGGCAGCATTATCCTCCCACCCAAGTTTAAAGCATGTTGTTGTTGTGGATGAGGATATAGATATTTATGATATTAATGATGTTGAATTTGCAATTGCTACAAGGGTTCAGGGAGATGAGGATATAATTATCATTAGAGGGGCAAAAGGTTCATCATTAGACCCATCATCAAACTTAGAATATAGAACAACAACAAAAGTTGGCATAGATGCAACAATAAGTTTCAAAAAAGATAAAAATCACTTCATCAGAGCAAAAATTCCGGATGAATAAATTTATACAATTTTTTGGGATTTGAATCCATTAACTCTCTCCATAATCTTATATTTTATTTCATCCAATCCTTCTTTTTCCTTTAAAATAGCAGGAACTACAAATTCCCACTGATTCCATGGTGGTTTATAGCCCAAGGTTCCAAGGATTTTGTTTAAATGTTCATCCCACTGAGGTTTCTTTATTTTGTCCATCTTGTTTACAACCAATATTGGATTTAACTCCAACTCATTTAAAAAATCAAACATCTCTATATCTATTGGTATTTCCCCCCTCTTGTCCCATCTTTCAACGATCTCTATAAATGACCCTGCGTCTATTATTTGGATGGCAGTTGCAATCTCATCTCTTTTTCCTTCTATGTAGTGGACTATTTCATCCTTAATCTTTTCCTGCACTTTTTTATCAACCCCATGCATAAATCCAAAACCCGGCATGTCCACTAAGATGTAACTTCCCATATCGTATTCATTTATCTTCAAAGTTACTCCCGGCCTTTTTCCCATCCTCACATTTTTTCCCGTCATGTGTCTAACGAAGGTGGATTTTCCAACATTTGACCTTCCTGCAACAACAACCTTTGGTTTTTCTATTTTTTTCTTTTTAATGTTGGTGCTTTTAATTTTTTTATACCTCTCAAAAAAATCCGCCATAGTATCACCTTTAAATTGAAAATTAATGTAAAAAAAGATATATCCTTCAAAATAAAAATGCAAAAAATTATTTAGTATCTATCTTGGGGTGTTTTTACATCCTCAATAATCCTTCTACCTGCTGCAACTTCATCAATGCTATGGATTACCCCACTCATTGACTCTATAACTTCTCTTATTTCTTCATATTGTAAATCTGTTCCTTCTATGGTAATTTTGACGTTTTCTGTGGCTTTATCTATCTCATAAACGGTAATATTTACCCCATCCACTTCTTTTAAAGAACATAACCTAAGTGCTAAATCTGTTATTTTTGGTTCATGCGGTTTTAGAATATCTAAAACTATTCTCCTTATACCACTCAACGACATTCCTCCTTAATTTTTTATGTTTGTATATTTTATTTCTAATATTATAAAACTTTATTGTTTTTTAAACAAATTTCATCAAATATTTATATTCGTGGTGTAATATTTAAGATTACAAAATTAGGAGTGGTATAATGATACTTCATCCGAGACCATCACCAATTGCAGCGGCAATGTATCAACTTAGGGATGTTGGGGTTGATGCGATTATCCTGCATGGACCGGCAGGATGTTGTTTTAGGACTGCGAGGTTATTGGAGTTAGATGGTGTTAGAGTTTTCACGAGTGCAATGGATGAGAATGATTTTATTTTTGGAGGTATGGATAAGTTAAAGAGGACAATTGAAGAGGTTATAGAATATTTAAAGAAAAATAAAAATAATTTTATGATTGGTATAGTTGGAACATGTGCAAGTATGATTATTGGAGAAGATATTTGGAGTGTTGTTGATGAGTATGATGCAACATTAATTCCTGTTGAAGTTCATAGCGGATTAAACGACAACACTGCAGGGGCAATAAATGCCATGGAGAGTTGCCTAAGATTAGGTTTGATTGATGAAAAGGAATTTGAAAGGCAAAAATACATGCTTAAAAAAGCAACGGAAATAGAAAAAATGCGTGGAATGGCAAAGAGTAAATATATAAAACCAACCTATGAGGATGATGTAAAAGAAGTTATTGAGTTATTTAAAAACAATATAGACAAAGATCCAAAAGTTGCGTGTGTGTTAAATGCAAAAAAGGAAACTGCTTATTTATTTACACATCCTTTAATAAAAATAAATGAAATATTTAACTGCATAAATATTGGAAATTTAGATGAAAATGTTGGATTAAAAAAGATTAGAGAAGATGCAAAAAATATTTTAAGAGAATTTAAGGTTGATTATATAACAGGAGGTTTGGATGAGTATCCAGTAACTGGAGAAAAGGCAGTTGAGATATTAAAGGAGATAAAGCCAGATATTGTTGTTGTTTCTGGAGTTCCTCATGCACTGCCTATTGAAACTTTAAAGGAAGAGGTTAATTGTATAACCATTGGCATTAGCGATGGACCAAGATTATATCATCCAATTAAAGAGATTTATGATTATGCTATTATTGAATTAGATGCTCATGCGAAGGTTTTAGGAAAAAGAGAAGTTGTTAAATCAAGATTTGGAGAAATTTTGGAGTATGCACTAAAGTAAATAATAAGTGGTGAGATTATGGAAAAACCATGGGTTGAAAAATATAGACCAAAAACATTGGATGAAGTCGTTGGGCATGAAGAAATTGTAAAAAGGCTTAAAAAGTATGTAGAAAAAAAATCCATGCCGCATTTGTTATTTAGCGGTCCTCCGGGAGTTGGGAAGTGCTTAACTGGAGATACAAAAGTTATTGTAAATGGAGAGATTAGAGAAATTGGGGAAGTTGTTGAAGAAATAAGCAATGGAAAGTTTGGAACTACCTTAACTAACAACCTAAAAGTTTTAGGAATTGATGAATATGGAAAAATCAGGGAATTTAATGTTCAGTATGTCTATAAAGATAAAACAAACGCTTTAATAAAAATAAAAACTAAAATGGGTAGAGAGCTAAAGGTAACTACTTATCATCCTTTATTGGTAAATAATAAAAATGGAGAAATAAAATGGGAAAAAGCAGAGAATTTAAAGGTTGGAGATAAGTTAGCAACACCAAGATACATCTTATTTGAAGAGACCGATTACAATGAAGAGTTGGCAGAGTGGCTTGGTTATTTCATTGGAGATGGACATGCAGATAAGGAATCAAATAAGATAACCTTCACAAACAGTGATGAAAAACTTAGAAAGAGATTTGCTGAACTTACTAAAAAATTGTTTAAGGATGCAAAAATAAAAGAGAGAATACATAAGAATAGAACACCAGATATTTATGTTAATTCAAAGGAGGTAATAGCATTAATTGATAAGCTTGGCTTAAGGGGGAGTAAGGCAGATAAAGTTAGAATTCCAAAAGAAATAATAATGAGCATGGCATTAAAAGCATTTTTAAGAGCATATTTTGATTGTGATGGGGGTGTTGAGAAAAATTCAGTAGTTTTATCAACTGCAAGCAAAAGGATGGCTGAAGATTTAGCTTATGCATTGTCAAGGTTTGGAATAATTGCAAAATTAAGAGAAAAAATAAATAAAAACAATAACAAGACATATTACTATATTGTAATATCCAACTCTTCAAATTTAAAGGCATTTTTAGAAAGTATTGGATTTAGCCATGAAAGGAAACTTAAAAAGCTTTCAAATATTATAAAAGATGAAAATCCAAACTTGGATGTTATAACTATCGACAAAGAGAAAATAAAATACATTAGAGATAGATTAAAAGTTAAATTAACAAGGGATATTGAAAAAGATAATTGGAGTTATAATAAATGCAAAAAAATTGCTCAAGAACTTTTAAATGAAATATATTACGGATTAGAAGAGCTAAAAGAAATTGAAAAAACATTAGAAGAGAGTATATTAATTGATTGGAATGAAGTTGAAAAAAGAAGAAAAGAAATTGCAGAAAAAACTGGAATAAGAAGTGATAGGATTTTAGAATACATAAAAGGTAAAAGAAAACCAAGTTTAAAGAATTACATAAAAATTGCTAATGCTTTAGACAAATATGTTGAAAAAATCATTGATGCAATGAGAATATTTGCTAAGAAATATTCAAGTTATGCAGAGATAGGAAGAATACTCAATACATGGAATTCAAGTATAAGGATTTATTTAGAAAGCAATACACAAG
Proteins encoded in this window:
- the fbp gene encoding fructose-1,6-bisphosphate aldolase/phosphatase, translating into MDNNKITVSVIKADIGGLCGHTLAPEDLLEACEGVLEAVVDELIIDYYVTRCGDDVDLIMTHRMGVDNEEIHKLAWNAFEEATKVAKELKLYGAGQDLLAESFSGNVRGLGPGCAEMEFVERPSEPIVVFCCDKTDPAAFNFPLYKMFADPFNTAGLVFDPSMTGGFAFEVHDIMDSKKVILNTPEETYSLLALIGDVEKYAIKRVYRRKDNEIAAVVSTEKLNYIAGEYVGKDDPVAIVRAQSGFPAVGEVLEPFADPHFVAGWMRGSHWGPLMPVGEDDATPSRFDGPARIMALGFQLADGMLVGPNDLFADKSFDKAREKALVMADIIRRMGPFQPHRLPSGMMEYTTVPKVLEKLKDRFEDIEDEPKKLEKCRERGDVE
- a CDS encoding indole-3-glycerol phosphate synthase TrpC; amino-acid sequence: MSVLDKIVKDTRKRIESERRRNILKELDNFIKYYELDEYIEEYGKLKLSKRIKKVKETRNPIITEIKPSSPSKGNIRKIKEGDIENIARDMVEGGCCGISILTEPKYFNGSYKNLIIARKFEVPILFKDFVVDFYQIDIAKTIGANIVLLMVSVLGEDIGEFLDYAHENDLECLVETHDEDEIDIALDNNAKIVGINNRDLKTLNIDLKTTERLSPLIPNNIIKISESGVYTRDDLMYVLKYTNCALIGSSIMESGCIKDKVEELTKK
- the mtnA gene encoding S-methyl-5-thioribose-1-phosphate isomerase is translated as MKDLRPIIWDDENNQLILIDQRKLPHKLEYFTCKTYEDVAYTIKDMVVRGAPAIGVSAAYGMALAEIHGADIEKAYKTLKNTRPTAVNLFWALNRIMDAYDKGKSILEEAKKIHEEDIETCRKIGEIGEKLIDDGDTILTHCNAGALACSAYGTALSVIRFAFYNNKKIQVIADETRPRLQGAKLTAFELSYEGIPVKVIPDNMAGYLMSKGMIDKIIVGADRILSDYHVFNKIGTYSLAVLAKHHNVPFYVAAPYSTFDFESGVEDVVVEERGEEEVTYIDGVRIIPEGVGVYNYAFDCTPPELVTAIITEKDIIYPNE
- a CDS encoding UbiD family decarboxylase, which encodes MLRELINEINPIVVEKASKRFGVSRILKKYDGQPVYIKDVDGYEVIGNLCNREVLAKSLGIKKEDLMMHILKAMDNEKGGKLVVDNSLKNKYVEDDLEKLKEYPIPTYYEKDGGAYITSGVVIVKDEDFGYNASIHRILVKEGHLVIRMVEQRHLHYLYTKNIEEKDEMDVAIVIGVHPSVLLASSTSADITFNELRFASALMGEPLKVMECDNGLLVPEGEFIIEGKITKEMEDEGPFVDITGTYDIVRKQPVIKITSLKRKEKPIFHALLPGGREHKLLMGMPQEPRIFKGVRNVVPTVKNVALTEGGCCWLHAVVQIEKKTEGDGKNAILAALSSHPSLKHVVVVDEDIDIYDINDVEFAIATRVQGDEDIIIIRGAKGSSLDPSSNLEYRTTTKVGIDATISFKKDKNHFIRAKIPDE
- the engB gene encoding GTP-binding protein EngB; this translates as MADFFERYKKIKSTNIKKKKIEKPKVVVAGRSNVGKSTFVRHMTGKNVRMGKRPGVTLKINEYDMGSYILVDMPGFGFMHGVDKKVQEKIKDEIVHYIEGKRDEIATAIQIIDAGSFIEIVERWDKRGEIPIDIEMFDFLNELELNPILVVNKMDKIKKPQWDEHLNKILGTLGYKPPWNQWEFVVPAILKEKEGLDEIKYKIMERVNGFKSQKIV
- a CDS encoding DUF211 domain-containing protein; translation: MSGIRRIVLDILKPHEPKITDLALRLCSLKEVDGVNITVYEIDKATENVKITIEGTDLQYEEIREVIESMSGVIHSIDEVAAGRRIIEDVKTPQDRY
- the cfbD gene encoding Ni-sirohydrochlorin a,c-diamide reductive cyclase catalytic subunit is translated as MILHPRPSPIAAAMYQLRDVGVDAIILHGPAGCCFRTARLLELDGVRVFTSAMDENDFIFGGMDKLKRTIEEVIEYLKKNKNNFMIGIVGTCASMIIGEDIWSVVDEYDATLIPVEVHSGLNDNTAGAINAMESCLRLGLIDEKEFERQKYMLKKATEIEKMRGMAKSKYIKPTYEDDVKEVIELFKNNIDKDPKVACVLNAKKETAYLFTHPLIKINEIFNCINIGNLDENVGLKKIREDAKNILREFKVDYITGGLDEYPVTGEKAVEILKEIKPDIVVVSGVPHALPIETLKEEVNCITIGISDGPRLYHPIKEIYDYAIIELDAHAKVLGKREVVKSRFGEILEYALK